Proteins co-encoded in one Crateriforma spongiae genomic window:
- the fliP gene encoding flagellar type III secretion system pore protein FliP (The bacterial flagellar biogenesis protein FliP forms a type III secretion system (T3SS)-type pore required for flagellar assembly.), protein MADATVLPRQPVELTPESLDFLGGGPEKWTSPEGMASSLQILLLLTVLSLAPAVLLMTTCYVRIVIVLGLLRQAIGLQSLPPSQVMTSVALFMTLFVMTPVWNEVYDDAIKPYTDPEIEMSLTEAFEAGALPIRRFMARQIDQAENHEDVLLFLNYMDPDGPVPSGFEDVPIRVMLPAFILSELKVAFLMGFQIYLPFLIVDLVVASVTISMGMLMLPPAVISLPFKLLLFVLVDGWNLVVHMLMNSFG, encoded by the coding sequence ATGGCCGACGCGACGGTATTGCCAAGACAGCCGGTCGAATTGACGCCCGAATCGTTGGACTTCTTGGGCGGTGGTCCGGAAAAGTGGACCAGTCCCGAGGGGATGGCCAGCAGCTTGCAGATCTTGCTGTTGCTGACCGTGTTAAGTCTAGCGCCCGCGGTGCTGTTGATGACGACCTGTTATGTCCGCATCGTGATCGTGTTGGGATTGCTGCGACAGGCCATCGGTTTGCAGTCGCTGCCGCCCAGCCAGGTGATGACCAGTGTTGCATTATTCATGACGCTGTTCGTCATGACACCGGTCTGGAACGAGGTGTACGACGACGCGATCAAGCCGTACACCGATCCCGAAATCGAAATGTCGTTGACCGAGGCGTTCGAGGCGGGGGCTTTGCCGATTCGGCGTTTCATGGCTCGGCAGATCGATCAGGCGGAAAATCACGAAGACGTGTTGCTGTTTTTGAACTACATGGATCCTGACGGGCCCGTTCCCAGTGGATTCGAAGACGTTCCGATTCGCGTCATGTTGCCGGCGTTCATCTTGAGTGAATTGAAGGTCGCATTCTTGATGGGCTTTCAGATTTACTTGCCATTCTTGATCGTCGACTTGGTGGTCGCCAGCGTGACGATTTCGATGGGGATGTTGATGTTGCCACCGGCGGTGATCTCGCTGCCGTTCAAGTTGTTGTTATTTGTGTTGGTG
- a CDS encoding GntR family transcriptional regulator, whose translation MLFHIDPSNGVAIYDQVVRQVKFAVADGVLREGEMAPSVRELSRQLTINPNTVARAYNQLQTDGVLESIRGTGLAVKKRATDRCRKERDAIVSARIGQAIDEALRSGLGVDQVRDLVEQALIQSNESQPEAQS comes from the coding sequence ATGCTGTTCCACATCGACCCCAGCAATGGGGTCGCCATTTACGACCAAGTCGTCCGCCAGGTGAAGTTTGCCGTCGCCGACGGCGTGCTACGCGAAGGCGAAATGGCACCCAGCGTCCGCGAACTTTCCCGGCAACTGACCATCAACCCCAACACCGTCGCCCGGGCGTACAACCAACTGCAGACCGACGGGGTGCTGGAATCAATTCGCGGCACCGGGTTGGCCGTCAAGAAAAGGGCCACCGATCGGTGCCGAAAGGAACGTGACGCGATCGTCAGTGCCCGCATCGGCCAAGCGATCGACGAAGCCCTTCGCAGCGGTCTCGGCGTCGACCAGGTGCGTGACCTGGTTGAACAAGCACTGATCCAGTCCAACGAATCCCAACCGGAGGCCCAATCATGA
- a CDS encoding ABC transporter ATP-binding protein, which yields MNAPSPASAIRFQSVIKRYRKTTAVDQVSFDVPSGVVFALLGDNGAGKTTSIKAMLGTVRIDGGSIRVLGCDPVADSVALRHRIGIVPEQPSLYDWMTVDETGWFAAGFHAEGFLARYRESIRRFGIAPGKKIRELSKGMKAKVALSLATAHEPELLILDEPTSGLDPMVRREFLESMIERAATGQTVFLSSHQINEVERVADHVALMKQGRLVHCESLESLKRNTRELLVNVTDTGVPSPLGGDNVISANRTGRQWRLLVRDVTDSQIAEIENSEFVDRCSVNEPSLEEIFVGYIGESMSTDDGMAQPRPQSDDQPLAPEVSS from the coding sequence ATGAATGCCCCCTCACCTGCCTCGGCCATCCGGTTCCAATCGGTCATCAAACGCTACCGCAAAACGACCGCGGTTGATCAAGTCAGCTTCGACGTGCCGTCGGGCGTGGTGTTCGCGTTGCTGGGCGACAACGGCGCAGGAAAAACGACGTCGATCAAAGCCATGCTGGGAACCGTACGCATCGACGGCGGCAGCATTCGCGTGCTGGGTTGTGACCCGGTCGCCGACAGTGTGGCATTGCGACACCGCATCGGCATCGTTCCCGAACAACCGTCGCTGTACGACTGGATGACGGTCGACGAAACGGGTTGGTTCGCCGCCGGCTTTCACGCCGAAGGCTTCTTAGCCCGCTATCGCGAATCCATTCGCCGGTTCGGTATCGCACCGGGCAAGAAAATTCGCGAATTGTCCAAAGGCATGAAAGCCAAAGTGGCTCTGTCTCTGGCAACCGCGCACGAACCGGAATTGTTGATTTTGGACGAACCCACCTCGGGCTTGGATCCGATGGTACGTCGTGAGTTTCTGGAAAGCATGATCGAACGTGCGGCGACGGGCCAAACGGTGTTTCTGTCCAGCCACCAGATCAACGAAGTCGAACGGGTCGCCGATCATGTCGCGTTGATGAAACAAGGCCGGTTGGTGCACTGCGAGTCATTGGAATCGCTGAAACGCAACACCCGTGAATTGCTGGTCAACGTGACCGATACCGGTGTTCCGTCACCGCTGGGTGGTGACAACGTCATCAGCGCTAACCGAACGGGCCGGCAATGGCGATTGCTGGTTCGTGACGTGACCGATTCGCAAATTGCGGAAATTGAAAACAGCGAATTCGTCGACCGCTGCAGTGTCAACGAACCATCGCTCGAGGAGATCTTTGTCGGCTATATCGGCGAATCGATGTCGACCGATGACGGAATGGCCCAGCCACGCCCCCAAAGTGACGATCAACCCCTTGCACCGGAGGTTTCGTCATGA